One Paraburkholderia sp. HP33-1 genomic region harbors:
- a CDS encoding DUF3224 domain-containing protein, whose translation MTDHIAKGTFIVALQPMPFENADAESKLGRMSIDKQISGDLAATTQGQMLSAMTSVKGSAGYVALEQVTGTLAGKRGTFVLQHIGVMNRGAASLAVSVVPDSGTEELSGIEGEFRIELVDGAHTYEFAYRLPGD comes from the coding sequence ATGACTGACCACATTGCAAAAGGCACCTTCATCGTCGCGCTTCAACCGATGCCATTCGAAAACGCCGACGCCGAATCGAAACTCGGCCGCATGTCGATCGACAAACAGATCTCCGGCGATCTCGCGGCGACCACCCAAGGGCAAATGTTGAGCGCGATGACGAGCGTCAAAGGCTCGGCTGGCTATGTCGCGCTCGAACAGGTCACCGGCACGCTCGCGGGCAAGCGCGGCACGTTCGTGCTGCAGCACATCGGCGTGATGAATCGCGGCGCTGCGTCGCTGGCGGTGAGCGTCGTGCCGGATTCGGGCACGGAAGAGCTGAGCGGCATCGAAGGCGAGTTCAGGATAGAACTCGTCGACGGCGCGCATACGTATGAGTTTGCTTATCGTCTGCCCGGCGATTGA